In Crinalium epipsammum PCC 9333, the following are encoded in one genomic region:
- a CDS encoding type II toxin-antitoxin system HicB family antitoxin, whose protein sequence is MNLTNYNFNGFTINLYVDEQGDWLAHFAEMPNISAFADTPQQALEELKLAWELVKEGYQEKGKEIPIAPERKKFSSTL, encoded by the coding sequence ATGAATTTAACTAACTATAATTTTAATGGTTTTACGATTAATTTATACGTTGATGAACAGGGAGATTGGCTGGCACATTTTGCCGAAATGCCCAATATCTCAGCTTTTGCTGATACCCCTCAACAAGCTTTAGAAGAACTGAAACTGGCTTGGGAATTGGTTAAGGAAGGTTATCAAGAAAAGGGTAAAGAAATTCCTATTGCACCTGAGCGGAAAAAATTCTCTTCAACTTTATAA
- a CDS encoding DUF3318 domain-containing protein — MNPEPEIRRLLDVMPASGRMLTKIVSRPQQSQVIDTPFPLPWSQERPIFINFDLWRRLSKPQRDLVILSKISWLMKIKWFKPDLYQGIVVAGILGGVVEFVQADAVGVIVATGLGAIAGTQIWRNSRSTQNLLEADAAALTVGQRRGYTETEAAQHLLSGIEAIAKIEGRSSLDFTELIRCQNLRAIAGLSPVGVPEQVKRE; from the coding sequence ATGAATCCAGAACCTGAAATTCGCCGTCTTTTAGATGTTATGCCTGCTTCTGGTCGGATGCTGACCAAAATTGTCAGTAGACCACAGCAATCTCAGGTAATTGATACGCCCTTTCCCCTACCTTGGTCTCAAGAAAGACCGATTTTTATTAATTTTGATTTGTGGCGACGTTTATCTAAGCCACAGCGCGATTTAGTTATCTTAAGTAAGATTAGCTGGCTGATGAAGATCAAATGGTTTAAGCCAGATTTATATCAAGGTATTGTAGTGGCGGGGATTCTGGGAGGAGTGGTTGAGTTTGTCCAAGCAGATGCAGTTGGGGTGATAGTTGCTACAGGATTAGGTGCGATCGCCGGAACTCAAATTTGGCGTAATAGCCGTAGTACTCAAAATCTGCTAGAAGCTGATGCTGCTGCACTCACGGTAGGACAAAGACGCGGCTACACTGAAACCGAAGCAGCACAACACTTGTTATCTGGGATTGAAGCGATCGCTAAAATTGAAGGTCGTTCTAGTTTAGATTTTACTGAATTAATTCGTTGTCAAAACTTGAGAGCGATCGCTGGTTTGTCCCCTGTAGGTGTTCCCGAACAAGTCAAGCGAGAATAA
- the lipB gene encoding lipoyl(octanoyl) transferase LipB, with the protein MVSVKDISNANNLSQQRRRCWLYNVEQMPYKIAWEWQRSLVAERINNPDVDDALILLEHPPVYTLGQGASLDFINFDLNQTKWEVHRIERGGEVTYHCPGQLVGYPILNLRYYQQDLHWYLRQLEEVLILVLSVYGLEGYRIAGMTGVWVEDRKVAAIGIKVSKWITMHGFALNICPDLSGFEQIIPCGIVDKAVGSLEQLIPGIDFNQVRQQVAVAFAEVFNVELVRTN; encoded by the coding sequence ATGGTTTCTGTGAAAGATATAAGCAATGCTAACAATTTAAGCCAACAACGCCGTCGATGCTGGCTTTATAATGTTGAACAAATGCCATATAAAATAGCTTGGGAATGGCAGCGATCGCTTGTTGCTGAACGGATCAATAATCCTGACGTTGATGATGCCCTAATATTGCTAGAACATCCGCCTGTTTATACTCTTGGACAAGGCGCTAGTCTTGACTTTATAAACTTTGATCTAAATCAGACAAAGTGGGAAGTACATCGAATTGAGCGAGGTGGTGAGGTAACATATCATTGCCCTGGTCAGTTGGTAGGATACCCAATTTTAAATTTGCGATATTATCAGCAAGATTTACATTGGTATCTACGCCAGTTAGAAGAAGTGTTAATTCTGGTACTCTCAGTTTATGGGCTAGAAGGTTATCGGATAGCTGGTATGACAGGGGTATGGGTAGAAGATCGTAAAGTTGCTGCAATTGGGATTAAGGTAAGTAAATGGATTACTATGCACGGTTTTGCCTTAAATATTTGCCCTGACTTAAGCGGTTTTGAGCAAATTATCCCCTGCGGTATTGTAGATAAAGCGGTCGGTAGCCTGGAACAGTTGATCCCAGGAATTGACTTTAATCAGGTTCGTCAGCAGGTAGCAGTAGCTTTTGCTGAGGTGTTTAATGTTGAATTGGTGAGAACCAATTAA
- a CDS encoding type II toxin-antitoxin system HicA family toxin, with protein MTKREKLWQKAKDSPENLTFDELETLLSQNGWEFSRQRGSHRLWYSPKGNPLPIQPRKDGKAKLYQIQQFFEYQEGEEE; from the coding sequence ATGACTAAAAGAGAAAAGTTATGGCAAAAAGCTAAGGATAGCCCAGAAAATCTTACTTTTGATGAGTTGGAAACTCTCTTAAGCCAGAATGGATGGGAATTTAGCCGTCAAAGAGGGAGTCATCGCTTATGGTATTCACCAAAGGGTAACCCTTTACCAATTCAACCCCGCAAAGATGGGAAGGCAAAACTATATCAAATTCAGCAGTTTTTTGAATATCAGGAGGGGGAGGAAGAATGA